Proteins encoded by one window of Cannabis sativa cultivar Pink pepper isolate KNU-18-1 chromosome 4, ASM2916894v1, whole genome shotgun sequence:
- the LOC133036891 gene encoding uncharacterized protein LOC133036891, producing MKKKKEKKIGKAWIDRCQSGDVCSHLTCNAAPETILHVLVRCSFTRSCWRQTRVQAVAPGAMVFRSWFVEGLASWSEAERLEAAMTLWAVWKVRNEVVWNAISPSSEEVIHVANVNFSDWCNAQQFENETLPVQSRVLCDKWYPPNFPYIKVNVDGALFTNEARFGMGLVARCAAGMVLQAKTVLRTGLLQPHEVEALGFKEALSWIKSNGWVGVFLESDCLRVISDIQSNKNMVSPYGHIILECKALCAEIGNISLSFVKRSANRVAHQLARSSLSEADRIFSSFSLPFVISSLVLDDLK from the coding sequence atgaaaaaaaagaaggaaaaaaagaTAGGGAAAGCATGGATTGATAGGTGTCAATCAGGTGACGTGTGTAGTCACCTCACTTGTAATGCTGCCCCTGAAACTATATTACACGTACTGGTGCGATGTAGTTTTACACGCTCGTGTTGGCGGCAGACCCGTGTTCAGGCCGTAGCACCTGGTGCAATGGTGTTTCGGAGCTGGTTTGTTGAAGGTTTGGCTTCTTGGAGTGAAGCCGAGCGTCTCGAAGCTGCTATGACCCTTTGGGCGGTGTGGAAAGTTCGTAATGAGGTTGTTTGGAATGCTATTTCTCCTTCAAGTGAAGAGGTAATTCACGTGGCTAATGTGAATTTTTCGGACTGGTGCAATGCACAACAGTTCGAAAATGAAACTCTTCCTGTGCAATCAAGGGTGTTGTGTGACAAATGGTATCCTCCAAATTTTCCTTACATCAAAGTAAATGTTGATGGCGCTTTGTTCACTAACGAAGCTCGGTTTGGCATGGGTTTAGTGGCTCGTTGTGCGGCTGGGATGGTGCTGCAAGCAAAAACAGTGTTAAGGACTGGTCTTTTGCAGCCTCATGAGGTGGAAGCTCTCGGATTTAAGGAAGCTTTGAGTTGGATAAAGTCCAATGGTTGGGTGGGGGTCTTCCTAGAATCTGATTGTTTGAGAGTGATTAGTGATATTCAAAGCAATAAAAATATGGTCTCTCCTTATGGCCATATTATTTTAGAATGTAAGGCGCTTTGCGCCGAGATTGGTAATATCTCTTTGAGTTTTGTTAAGCGATCTGCTAATAGGGTTGCGCACCAGCTGGCGCGATCCTCTCTTTCTGAGGCTGATCgtattttttctagtttttCTTTACCTTTTGTAATTTCATCTTTAGTTTTGGATGATTTGAAGTAA